In one window of Mus pahari chromosome 3, PAHARI_EIJ_v1.1, whole genome shotgun sequence DNA:
- the Pomt1 gene encoding protein O-mannosyl-transferase 1 isoform X2, giving the protein MGSHSAGLEETLSVLPSWLFCKMLRFLKRPLVVTVDINLNLLALTGLGLLTRLWQLSYPRAVVFDEVYYGQYISFYMKRIFFLDDSGPPFGHMLLALGGWLGGFDGNFLWNRIGAEYSSNVPVWSLRLLPALAGALSVPMAYQIVLELHFSHGAAMGAALLMLIENALITQSRLMLLESILIFFNLLAVLSYLKFFNSQTHSPFSVHWWLWLLLTGVSCSCAVGIKYMGIFTYLLVLSIAAVHAWNLIGDQTLSNMRVLSHLLARIVALLIVPVLLYLLFFYVHLMLLYRSGPHDQIMSSAFQASLEGGLARITQGQPLEVAFGSQVTLKSVSGKPLPCWLHSHKNTYPMIYENGRGSSHQQQVTCYPFKDINNWWIVKDPGRHQLVVNNPPRPVRHGDIVQLVHGMTTRLLNTHDVAAPLSPHSQEVSCYIDYNISMPAQNLWKLDIVNRESNRDTWKTILSEVRFVHVNTSAVLKLSGAHLPDWGFRQLEVVGEKSSPGYHESMVWNVEEHRYGKSHEQKERELELHSPTQLDISRNLSFMARFSELQWKMLTLKNEDLEHQYSSTPLEWLTLDTNIAYWLHPRTSAQIHLLGNVVIWTSASLATVVYTLLFLWYLLRRRRSICDLPEGPSCRGMSSMPWL; this is encoded by the exons ATGGGGAGCCACTCTGCGGGACTCGAAGAGACGCTC AGTGTCCTCCCGAGCTGGCTTTTCTGCAAAATGTTAAGATTTTTGAAACGGCCTCTAGTGGTGACTGTTGACATCAATTTGAACTTgctagctctgactggcctgggacTACTTACCCGACTATGGCAACTCTCCTACCCTCGGGCTGTGGT CTTCGATGAAGTATATTATGGGCAGTACATTTCCTTCTACATGAAGCGCATCTTCTTTCTGGATGACAGTGGGCCGCCATTTGGCCACATGCTACTGGCCCTAGGAG gTTGGTTAGGGGGATTCGATGGTAACTTTCTGTGGAACCGAATTGGAGCAG AGTACAGTAGCAATGTGCCTGTATGGTCCTTACGCCTGCTACCAGCGCTTGCCGGGGCCCTGTCAGTGCCCATGGCCTACCAGATAGTGCTGGAGCTCCACTTTTCCCACGGTGCTGCCATGGGAGCCGCCCTGCTAATGCTCATTG AGAACGCCCTGATCACTCAGTCCAGGCTCATGCTGTTGGAGTCCATACTGATATTTTTTAACCTGTTGGCCGTGTTGTCCTATCTGAAGTTCTTCAACTCCCAGACACACAG CCCTTTCTCAGTGCACTGGTGGCTCTGGCTACTGCTGACCGGGGTCTCTTGTTCCTGTGCAGTTGG GATCAAATACATGGGAATTTTCACCTACCTGCTTGTGCTCAGCATTGCAGCTGTCCATGCATGGAACCTGATCGGAGACCAGACCTTGTCAAAT ATGCGCGTGCTCAGTCACTTGCTTGCCAGAATCGTGGCTCTGCTGATAGTCCCAGTTCTCCTGTACTTACTCTTCTTCTATGTCCACCTGATGCTGCTCTACCGCTCTGGGCCCCACGACCAAATCATGTCCAGCGCcttccaggccagcttggag GGAGGGCTTGCCCGCATCACCCAAGGCCAGCCCCTGGAGGTGGCCTTTGGTTCCCAGGTCACTCTGAAGAGCGTCTCTGGCAAACCCTTGCCCTGCTGGCTTCATTCGCACAAGAACACCTATCCCATGAT ATATGAGAATGGCCGTGGCAGCTCCCACCAGCAACAGGTGACCTGTTATCCCTTCAAAGACATCAATAACTGGTGGATCGTCAAGGACCCTGGGCG ACACCAGCTGGTGGTGAACAACCCTCCCCGGCCTGTGAGACATGGAGACATTGTACAGCTCGTTCACGGCATGACCACCCGCCTCCTTAACAC GCATGATGTCGCAGCCCCGCTGAGCCCCCATTCTCAAGAAGTCTCCTGCTACATTGACTATAACATCTCCATGCCTGCCCAGAACCTCTGGAAACTG GACATTGTAAACCGAGAGTCCAACCGGGACACCTGGAAGACGATCTTGTCAGAAGTGCGCTTTGTACACGTGAACACGTCTGCCGTCTTGAAG CTCAGTGGGGCTCACCTCCCTGACTGGGGGTTCCGGCAGTTGGAGGTAGTTGGGGAGAAGTCGTCACCGGGCTACCACGAGAGCATGGTATGGAATGTGGAAGAACACCGGTATGGCAAAA GCCATGAGCAGAAGGAGAGGGAGCTGGAGCTCCACTCGCCCACTCAGCTGGATATCAGCAGGAACCTCAGCTTCATGGCCAGATTCTCGGAGTTACAG TGGAAGATGCTGACGCTGAAGAATGAGGACTTGGAACACCAGTACAGCTCCACCCCACTGGAGTGGCTCACACTGGACACCAACATCGCCTATTGGCTACATCCCAGGACCAGT GCTCAGATCCACTTGCTTGGGAACGTCGTGATTTGGACTTCAGCCAGCCTTGCCACAGTGGTCTACACCCTACTCTTCTTGTGGTACCTGCTCCGCCGGCGAAGGAGCATCTGTGACCTCCCTGAGG